In Planococcus sp. MB-3u-03, the DNA window CGAAACAGGCGAAGCAGACCGTGCCGGCTTGGCTGGCGAGTTTGCTATGCAATACGCAGAAGATGAAGAAGTCGTGCGCGTACTCAAGCCGTCTGTCTATTATTTACAATTCAACCAAGAGCGCGAGGGCGAATCGACAGCGCTTGCGAACCCGAAATTGCGCAAAGCTTTGGCGCTGTCATTCAATAAACAGGATTTGGCAGATATCGTTCTCGCAAACGGATCGATCCCGGCAGATTTCTTGGTCCCGACGGAATTCACATTTGATGCGAATAATGAAGATTTCCGCCAGGTCAACGGGGATATGATGGAATTCAATGCTGAGGAATCGAAAGCCTTATGGGCAGAAGGCTTAGAGGAAGAAGGGCTGACGGAAGTGAGCTTGGAGTACTTAAGCGGCGATACGGAACTTTCGAAAAAAATCGATGCCTATATGAAAGACCAGATGGAAGGCAATCTGGAAGGCTTGACGCTCGAAATGAGCCAAGTGCCGTTCAACGTCCTGCTCGATAAAAACGAAGCGCAGGATTACGATATCCAAAGCACAGGCTGGGGCCCGGATTTCCAGGACCCGATTACATTCCTTGATTTGTTTGCGACAGAATCACCTCAAAACACGATGGCGTATTCCAATGAACAAGTGGATGCGCTGCTGGAACAAGCGAACGGCGAACTTGCCTTGAAGCCGCAAGAGCGCTGGCAAGCCTTAGCCGAAGTGGAGAAAATCCTCGTCGAAGAAGATGCGGCCATTGCCAATATGTATCAGTTCGGCAGCATGGCGCTCCAAAAACCGTATGTGCATGATGTCATCACGCATCCGTTCACGGGCGACTTCAGCTATAAATGGGCTTATATCTCAGGAAGAGAATAATAAAAAAGGAGGATGGCAGCTGCCATCCTCCTTTTATTTTAGGTATCATTTTAAAACGCGCCGGAGCCGCCGCCACCGCCGCCGACTCCGCCTCCAGTTCCGGCCATTCCGCCGCCGCTTGCGCTGGCGCTCGAACTCGCCGTGGTGCTGGCCGAAACGAATACGGCCGTCATAAGGATCGGGTTCATCGCGAAGCCAGAGACATCATTTGCCGGCTCAGCGGCTGTGAAGGCATTCGCTTTTCGCTCGGCCGTTTTCTGGTCGCTGCCGAGCAAGTACGCATAAGCGCGCTGCTTTTCGTCCATCGTCAGCCGCTCCCATTGCTCGCTCGGCAATTGTTCCATAGCGGTTTTCATGCTGCGCCATTCGTAGCGCACGCGATGGCCTTCACGCGTGATCGGCGAATAGCCGATCGCAAATCCGAGAGCGAGCATCGCAAGCGCAATAGAGACGGCCATCCAAGGCAAGAGCCCGTAAATGCCTGAAACGATGGCTAGTCCGATGAAGACCGCGCTCATGATGCCGACCGCCCAGCGCAGGCCGCTGTGTTTTTCGTAAAAGTCGTGCGCTAACACTTCGGCTCTCACTTCTTTATTCCATTCAGCAGTCGCTGCGTTGTAATCTTCGTGATTGCTTTCATTTTTCGTATAGATCTCAACTTGTTCCAGCGTGAACTCCTGGCCATCTCCGATCGTATCGAACAATAGCCCGATCAGCACCGCCTCGTGTGGATGGTCAGTGTTTCGGTCGGCTAGTGCGAAATGGTCTTCCGAGATTTGGCGAATCTTGCCTTTTCTCATCAAATCAAAATCGCCGCTGACATGCCGTTTGCTGCTACATACGTGGGATTCGTAAAATGAAGCAGCGCGGGAATGCTCATCGAGTCTTCAGGTACGAAAAATTCATAAGGACCATTTTGGACATCCCGTTTACGTCTCGACGCTTTCAGCCAAGCAAATAGTACGAGCCCGATGAGGGCGCGCCAAGTATCGCGATGGCGGGAATTCCGGCCGATTTCGCGATTTGCTGGTTGCGGGCGAATGCTGCTGCCTCGTTTTCGAGTTCTTCGCGATCATCTGCGAGCTCATCGCGCACCGTGCCGTCTTGCGCCGTGACGCCAGGGAACAATTCGGATTCAAAAATTGCTCGGATATCCGCATTTTCTTCGGCTGGCACATTGCCTAAATCGAAAATAGCGGTGCCATCTTCTGTAATGCTTGCTGTATCAAACGCCTCGCCGTATCCGAGCGCTTCAGTTTCAGTTGCTGAAGCAGGCGGGATGACCGTAATCGTCATATCGCCGTATTCGCTTTCGTTGCTTGCATCAAAGAACGGCCAGTAAAACTCGGCGCCGTCTTCAAACTTTTCGACAGCCCCGACGATCCGGTAGTTCAGCTCGACTTGGATCGTATCGCCGTCATTGCCTGAGCGGTAGATTTTGTAGAGGCCGTTTTCGACTTCCACTTCCAGCTCCCGGCGGCTGTCACTCGCGGTAAATTCCTCGATCGACGTTCCTTCTTTTGGAATCAAGCTTCTCGTGATGCCATTAAACCCATCTTCGAATTCGTACGTGAATTGTTCCGTGACATCTGCCGTACCGTCTTCATTCAACTGGGCTTCGATTTGCACTTCCGTAATATCGAAATCAACTGCAAACGCCTGTACCGGGACGAGCAGCAGGAAAATGAACAAAACGAATGCCAAAAAATTTTTTTTCTTCACGATTCATCACCTCTTAATATAGGAGTACGGTTGAGGGGAGAGAAGGTTTCATTTATGAACTGGCTTGAATAGTCGCCACGAGATTTTCGTAAGGGAGCTCTTCAAACTTTGAGGGCAGCGAGCTATATGAATGGAGCATATTATCCTTATTAATTAGAACAATTTGTAATATTTATTTGACAGCGCTTTCATTACCAAATATACTAGGTATAAGTTAATATCTTGTGAGGAGATTAGGAGACACATTATTTACTTTGGGGCGTGGACCAAAGATATTTAATGTGTCTTTTTTCGTCGCAAATAACAGTGCATGAAGGGGGACGGATAATTGGGAATGGGCTTTTAGGCGGTGCCACGGCTATCATTACATAAAAAAGGAGATTAGTATGAAGAAGTTTAAAAAATCACTTGTATTTTTGATTGTTGCTTTATTATTAGTGTTCATTGGCAGCGCAGTTGCTGCGCAATTCAATAGCTCGAGCGGGGAAGTGGATGTCTCAAGGATTTATTTTGAAACTGAACGGGGTGAATTGTCTGGGCTGCTGTACAAGCCGGACGGAGCGGACAGTGAAGCAAGACCGACATTGGTCGCAACCCACGGATATTTGAACTCGGGGGAAATGCAGGATGCCCAGGCTATTGAGATGTCCAAGCGCGGCTATGTGGTATTGGCTCTCGATCAATACGACCACGGTCACTCGACAGGCACAATGGAGAAGCCGGTCCCGTTTTTCTCGTTCTGGCCTCAAGCGATGTATGATGCCGTTCAATATATGTATGATCAGGATTACGTGTTGAAAGATGCGGAAGGCAACGGCATCATTGCCGTTTCGGGCCATTCGATGGGCGGGTTTTCATCTACGCACGCCGTCATGCTCGACGAAGTTGATTTCCAGGATTCAGGCATCCGCAAA includes these proteins:
- a CDS encoding peptide ABC transporter substrate-binding protein, with the translated sequence MIKRNKAWALAVTASLAALLAACGGDQESATDTESTAAQSELDSVQELRLTTGSGVPTMDSVMADDAVSFTMLNNAGEGLYRLDQQNAAIPAMASGEPEISEDGLTYTFKLRDAKWSDGSPVTAHDFVFAWQRAADPETGSTYGPYMMAGTIKNAAAIAQGELDKSELGITAQDDQTLVVSLERPIPYFLSLMAFGTFYPQKEAYVTEHGDQYAMDSDKLLSNGPFVLANWDATAASWELEKNPEYWDAETVKLDKVEFNIVPDPGTGVNLYETGEADRAGLAGEFAMQYAEDEEVVRVLKPSVYYLQFNQEREGESTALANPKLRKALALSFNKQDLADIVLANGSIPADFLVPTEFTFDANNEDFRQVNGDMMEFNAEESKALWAEGLEEEGLTEVSLEYLSGDTELSKKIDAYMKDQMEGNLEGLTLEMSQVPFNVLLDKNEAQDYDIQSTGWGPDFQDPITFLDLFATESPQNTMAYSNEQVDALLEQANGELALKPQERWQALAEVEKILVEEDAAIANMYQFGSMALQKPYVHDVITHPFTGDFSYKWAYISGRE
- a CDS encoding DUF2207 family protein, coding for MRKGKIRQISEDHFALADRNTDHPHEAVLIGLLFDTIGDGQEFTLEQVEIYTKNESNHEDYNAATAEWNKEVRAEVLAHDFYEKHSGLRWAVGIMSAVFIGLAIVSGIYGLLPWMAVSIALAMLALGFAIGYSPITREGHRVRYEWRSMKTAMEQLPSEQWERLTMDEKQRAYAYLLGSDQKTAERKANAFTAAEPANDVSGFAMNPILMTAVFVSASTTASSSASASGGGMAGTGGGVGGGGGGSGAF
- a CDS encoding DUF2207 domain-containing protein → MKKKNFLAFVLFIFLLLVPVQAFAVDFDITEVQIEAQLNEDGTADVTEQFTYEFEDGFNGITRSLIPKEGTSIEEFTASDSRRELEVEVENGLYKIYRSGNDGDTIQVELNYRIVGAVEKFEDGAEFYWPFFDASNESEYGDMTITVIPPASATETEALGYGEAFDTASITEDGTAIFDLGNVPAEENADIRAIFESELFPGVTAQDGTVRDELADDREELENEAAAFARNQQIAKSAGIPAIAILGAPSSGSYYLLG